The Spirosoma foliorum genome has a window encoding:
- a CDS encoding OmpA family protein translates to MKTLITLLIATLFVSPAFAQFGNILDRAANAATNRANQKIDQGINKGLDKVEEGVKNGGKKTSGNAQAPTTNPDDQAAQTSTSSGNGSATPASAAAKTVSMRSYANYDFVPGNKIIFEDDFHTDQDGEFAEHWDLLGGQAILNKVGDGLVMKITDGNYGKVTPLMKEKAYLPKEFTIEYDYYQTPGAYGLQFWFEDAEGREVIKCQADRDGASATYMVNDESRTLAGSMPEEIKYANFNDRWHHVAFILKGRSIKMYIDQFRVLTVPQNTAVPSRIIFGGIATQEEPLMFKNLRIAEGGGANLIGEKFGEGKYISHGINFDYGKAIIKPESMGEINAIYKFLSENAGSKFEVGGYTDADGSDASNLTLSQKRAEAVKTQLVTMGVDAGRLTAKGYGKAKPIADNTTFDGKAQNRRVEFVKL, encoded by the coding sequence ATGAAAACCTTAATAACACTGTTAATCGCTACGTTATTTGTCAGTCCAGCCTTCGCTCAGTTTGGCAACATTCTTGATCGAGCCGCTAATGCCGCTACCAATCGAGCTAACCAAAAAATCGATCAGGGCATTAATAAAGGCTTGGATAAAGTTGAAGAGGGAGTAAAAAATGGCGGGAAGAAAACGAGCGGAAACGCCCAGGCCCCAACCACCAACCCCGACGACCAGGCAGCCCAGACATCCACATCCTCCGGCAATGGGTCTGCAACGCCAGCCTCTGCTGCTGCTAAAACCGTAAGCATGCGATCGTATGCGAACTACGACTTTGTTCCTGGTAATAAGATCATCTTTGAAGACGACTTCCATACCGATCAGGACGGCGAATTTGCTGAACACTGGGATTTGTTAGGCGGACAGGCAATTCTTAATAAAGTTGGTGATGGGCTGGTCATGAAAATTACCGATGGTAACTATGGGAAAGTTACCCCGTTGATGAAAGAAAAGGCTTATTTACCAAAGGAGTTCACGATTGAGTATGACTATTACCAAACACCAGGTGCTTACGGACTACAATTTTGGTTCGAAGATGCCGAAGGTCGGGAGGTAATTAAGTGTCAGGCAGATCGTGATGGAGCATCGGCCACGTATATGGTTAATGATGAATCCAGAACACTGGCAGGCAGTATGCCCGAAGAAATAAAGTATGCAAACTTTAATGATCGCTGGCACCATGTTGCCTTCATCCTGAAAGGTCGTAGTATCAAAATGTATATCGATCAGTTTAGAGTATTAACAGTGCCCCAAAATACGGCGGTACCCAGCCGTATTATTTTTGGTGGTATTGCTACACAGGAAGAGCCGCTCATGTTCAAAAACCTCCGCATTGCCGAAGGTGGTGGCGCAAACCTGATTGGTGAGAAATTCGGAGAAGGCAAATACATCTCGCACGGTATCAACTTCGATTATGGTAAAGCCATTATCAAGCCCGAAAGCATGGGCGAGATTAACGCCATTTATAAGTTTTTGAGCGAAAACGCGGGATCGAAGTTTGAAGTGGGCGGTTATACCGACGCTGATGGCTCCGATGCCAGCAACCTCACCCTCTCTCAAAAACGCGCCGAAGCCGTTAAAACTCAACTGGTAACGATGGGCGTTGATGCAGGCCGACTAACCGCAAAAGGCTACGGCAAAGCCAAACCTATCGCTGACAATACCACCTTTGATGGCAAAGCCCAGAACCGTCGAGTTGAGTTTGTCAAACTCTAA
- a CDS encoding ATP-binding protein, with protein sequence MSYEEFILVFLGGVGMMTLYIGAQALMTGDRAYRYYAAYAFCWIIYFFFKVVWTFGDTRVESVIYPFGRIGFPMLAYVFYYRFADAFLDLRRLLPRIFWLFRWMEYVLLTYVAAELISCLFFNDWTNSAAHEWVHTVMRLGVAIVSVYGITQAWKQRNQLVYYFVTGSALLLLFGLASMVLSFTMLDESDEQLISPLFFLNIGILLELLCFSLGLSYKNQQTEIQKITIEQEVVREREQRELAQLKTQFFTNISHEFRTPLTLILGPLTDLLQNNPTYSAYQLMHRNASRLLALVNQLLDLSKLDAGQLRPDIKPGNLTEWLRLLTGSFSSMADSQTIQLSFISETNSFDSAYFDWDKVEKIITNLLANALKFTPSGGVVLVQLAASPDKQALIRIQDTGIGIPADQQARIFERFHQVANTPSSNIAGTGIGLALVRELVMVLKGSITIESRVAQGTTFTVTLPVDAETWADSINSSTEPTTDEKTVHSNLPDFDAAIQPSKVAVEVNDENRTELPLLLIIDDNADVRQYIHQIMAPTYRVIEAMDGQDGLKQATDTIPDIVICDWMMPIMNGVVFCQTLKAQPTTDHIPVIMLTAKATTENRIEGFSGGADDYLAKPFNPAELRIRVENLLTQRQKLRERFSQELYLKPTNVQVSSAEEIFLQNAIRIIEHHLGESSFSAEQFADELNLSRMQLHRKLKSLTNQSATEFVRHVRLQRAADLLAARSATVSEIAFTVGFESLSYFSKSFKEQFGVLPSDYEPITQLASRTD encoded by the coding sequence ATGTCTTACGAAGAGTTTATACTAGTTTTTCTGGGCGGAGTTGGTATGATGACGCTGTACATTGGAGCGCAGGCTCTCATGACGGGCGATCGTGCTTATCGTTATTATGCTGCTTATGCTTTTTGCTGGATCATCTACTTTTTTTTCAAAGTAGTCTGGACATTCGGCGATACACGCGTCGAATCGGTGATTTATCCGTTTGGCAGGATCGGTTTCCCGATGCTGGCCTATGTTTTTTATTACCGCTTCGCCGATGCGTTTTTAGACCTGCGCCGATTGCTCCCCCGTATATTCTGGCTGTTTCGCTGGATGGAATACGTGCTGCTAACGTACGTTGCTGCGGAATTAATTAGTTGCCTGTTTTTCAATGACTGGACAAATTCGGCGGCTCACGAATGGGTGCATACAGTCATGCGATTGGGGGTCGCTATTGTATCGGTATATGGCATAACCCAAGCCTGGAAGCAGCGGAATCAGTTGGTTTATTACTTTGTGACGGGCTCTGCGCTGTTGCTCCTTTTCGGGCTCGCGTCAATGGTTCTTTCCTTTACCATGCTTGACGAGAGTGATGAACAATTAATCAGCCCCTTATTTTTTCTCAACATTGGTATTTTACTCGAACTGCTTTGCTTTTCGCTGGGACTAAGCTACAAGAACCAACAAACTGAAATTCAGAAAATTACTATTGAGCAGGAAGTCGTTCGAGAACGGGAGCAACGAGAATTGGCCCAACTCAAAACGCAGTTTTTCACCAATATTTCTCATGAGTTCCGTACACCACTTACGCTGATTTTGGGGCCGTTAACGGATTTATTACAAAACAATCCGACGTATTCTGCCTATCAACTCATGCATCGAAATGCGTCGAGATTATTGGCTTTAGTTAATCAGTTGCTTGATCTGAGTAAGCTAGATGCTGGGCAGTTGCGACCCGATATAAAACCGGGCAATCTCACCGAATGGCTTCGATTGCTCACGGGTTCCTTTTCATCAATGGCCGATAGCCAGACAATCCAATTGTCGTTCATTTCCGAAACCAATTCATTTGATTCGGCCTATTTTGATTGGGATAAGGTTGAGAAAATCATTACTAACCTGTTGGCAAACGCGCTAAAATTTACTCCGTCGGGTGGTGTAGTTCTCGTCCAGTTAGCTGCATCTCCTGACAAACAAGCATTGATTCGGATTCAGGATACGGGAATTGGTATCCCTGCCGATCAACAGGCCCGAATTTTTGAGCGATTTCATCAGGTAGCCAACACACCCTCCAGCAATATAGCCGGAACCGGCATCGGGCTAGCCCTGGTACGTGAGTTGGTAATGGTTTTGAAAGGTTCGATAACCATTGAAAGTCGGGTAGCCCAGGGAACAACGTTTACCGTAACGCTACCCGTCGATGCTGAAACCTGGGCTGATTCGATCAATAGCTCTACAGAGCCTACTACTGACGAAAAAACTGTGCATAGCAACCTCCCGGATTTTGACGCTGCGATACAGCCGTCAAAAGTCGCCGTTGAAGTTAATGACGAAAATCGTACTGAATTACCGCTATTGCTTATCATCGACGATAACGCCGATGTGCGGCAATATATCCATCAGATAATGGCCCCAACCTACCGCGTTATTGAAGCCATGGATGGTCAGGATGGCTTAAAACAAGCGACAGATACGATTCCCGACATTGTCATTTGCGATTGGATGATGCCCATAATGAACGGCGTCGTGTTTTGTCAGACCTTAAAAGCGCAGCCTACCACTGATCACATTCCGGTTATAATGCTCACGGCCAAAGCCACGACCGAAAACCGAATCGAGGGTTTCAGCGGAGGTGCCGATGATTATCTAGCCAAACCTTTTAACCCAGCCGAATTGCGGATTCGGGTCGAGAATCTGCTAACACAACGCCAAAAGCTCCGCGAACGATTTAGCCAGGAGTTATACCTGAAACCAACCAATGTTCAGGTTTCGTCGGCCGAAGAAATTTTTCTGCAAAACGCGATTCGCATCATCGAACATCATTTGGGCGAGAGTTCATTTTCGGCCGAGCAATTCGCCGATGAATTAAACCTGAGCCGGATGCAGCTTCACCGAAAGCTGAAATCGCTGACAAACCAATCGGCAACGGAATTTGTGCGCCATGTTCGCCTGCAACGAGCCGCCGACTTGCTGGCAGCCCGCTCAGCAACAGTCTCCGAAATCGCCTTTACCGTTGGTTTTGAGAGCTTATCGTATTTCTCAAAAAGCTTTAAGGAACAGTTTGGTGTATTGCCAAGTGATTATGAACCGATCACTCAATTAGCCAGCCGAACCGACTGA
- the hisIE gene encoding bifunctional phosphoribosyl-AMP cyclohydrolase/phosphoribosyl-ATP diphosphatase HisIE: MNSEINFDKSPDGLIPAVIQDAETGKVLMLGYMNREAYDKTTAENVVTFFSRSKQRLWTKGETSNNFLHVKEILIDCDGDTLLIKANPAGPTCHTGADTCFDEVNKPAGGTPAGGQFLNYLQGIIHDRKVNPSEKSYTTTLFNRGVNKIAQKVGEEAVELVIEAKDDNDDLFKGEAADLLFHFLVLLEQKNIDLNDIVAVLQTRHVKQ; encoded by the coding sequence ATGAATTCCGAGATTAATTTCGATAAATCGCCCGATGGGCTGATTCCCGCCGTCATTCAGGATGCCGAAACCGGCAAAGTCCTGATGCTAGGTTATATGAATCGTGAGGCTTACGACAAAACCACCGCCGAAAATGTCGTAACCTTTTTCAGTCGTAGCAAACAACGGCTCTGGACTAAAGGTGAAACGTCGAACAATTTTCTGCACGTCAAAGAGATCCTGATCGACTGCGACGGCGATACGTTGCTTATTAAAGCCAATCCTGCCGGACCAACCTGCCATACGGGTGCTGATACCTGTTTCGATGAAGTCAATAAACCCGCCGGAGGCACTCCAGCCGGGGGCCAGTTTCTTAATTACCTACAAGGCATCATTCACGACCGGAAAGTTAATCCATCCGAGAAATCGTACACGACAACTCTGTTCAATCGAGGGGTTAATAAGATTGCTCAAAAGGTTGGCGAAGAAGCAGTTGAGCTTGTGATCGAAGCTAAAGACGATAACGACGACCTGTTCAAAGGAGAAGCCGCCGATTTACTATTTCATTTTTTAGTGTTGCTAGAGCAGAAAAATATTGATTTAAACGATATTGTGGCTGTGTTGCAGACCCGCCACGTCAAACAATAG
- a CDS encoding phage holin family protein, whose product MGLIIRILISAVAVWIAAYFIPGVSVSGGAGTYLMVAIVLGFLNAFIKPILTVLTIPITILTLGLFLLVLNVMMVYLTAYLIPSFHVSGFIAALLFSFLVSIVTALIDAIV is encoded by the coding sequence ATGGGACTGATTATTCGTATCCTTATCAGCGCAGTAGCCGTTTGGATAGCGGCTTATTTTATTCCAGGCGTTTCTGTTTCAGGAGGAGCCGGTACTTATTTGATGGTTGCTATCGTACTAGGTTTTCTAAACGCCTTTATTAAGCCCATTCTTACCGTTCTCACGATTCCAATCACGATTCTGACACTCGGCCTGTTTCTATTGGTACTGAACGTCATGATGGTTTATCTGACAGCTTATCTAATACCGAGTTTTCACGTCTCCGGCTTTATTGCTGCGTTGTTGTTTAGCTTTTTAGTCTCCATTGTGACAGCATTGATCGACGCAATCGTCTAA
- a CDS encoding RidA family protein, translated as MTFIQTPNAPVPGGHYSQAVVHNGLAYLSGILPITPAGQKLTGTTVAKQTEQILANLDAILQASGSKREHVIKVTVYIADIEAWGTVNQLYAQFFGEHRPARSVVPCSTLHYGFGIELEAIAIV; from the coding sequence ATGACCTTTATCCAAACCCCAAACGCACCAGTACCCGGTGGCCATTATTCACAGGCTGTTGTTCACAATGGCCTGGCTTATTTATCAGGGATTCTACCTATTACACCAGCAGGACAAAAACTAACGGGAACCACTGTTGCCAAACAGACTGAACAAATACTGGCCAACCTTGATGCCATTTTACAAGCGTCGGGCAGCAAACGAGAGCATGTTATTAAGGTAACCGTTTATATAGCAGACATCGAAGCGTGGGGTACCGTGAATCAATTGTACGCCCAATTTTTCGGTGAACACCGCCCAGCCCGTTCGGTTGTTCCCTGCTCCACCCTGCATTATGGTTTCGGCATTGAACTAGAAGCGATTGCTATTGTTTAA
- the trpA gene encoding tryptophan synthase subunit alpha, which produces MTQELTQNRITNLFTHKSERLLNVYFTAGFPNLDDTVTILRGLQAAGVDIVEIGMPYSDPVADGETIQQSNDKALNNGMSLKTLFAQLADCRKGADPVNVPILLMGYINPVLQFGIENFCKKCQEVGVDGVILPDLPLDLFLDEYASIFNEYGILNVNLITPQTSEARIRHIDAESDGFIYMVSSASITGSVKGVSDTMQAYFERIAAMNLRNPRLIGFGINNHETFDTASKYANGAIVGSAFIRHLTEQGTSPESIQAFVQTIRA; this is translated from the coding sequence ATGACACAAGAACTCACTCAAAACCGCATTACCAACCTGTTCACGCATAAAAGTGAACGGTTGCTGAATGTATATTTTACTGCTGGCTTTCCCAACCTTGATGATACCGTAACTATCCTACGCGGTTTGCAGGCTGCCGGTGTCGATATCGTTGAAATCGGGATGCCCTATTCCGATCCCGTCGCCGATGGGGAAACGATACAGCAAAGCAATGACAAGGCTCTGAACAATGGCATGTCGTTGAAAACGCTGTTTGCTCAATTGGCCGATTGCCGCAAAGGAGCAGATCCGGTAAACGTGCCTATTTTATTGATGGGCTACATCAATCCCGTCTTGCAGTTTGGCATCGAAAATTTCTGTAAGAAGTGCCAGGAAGTTGGCGTCGACGGTGTCATTTTACCTGACCTTCCGCTCGATTTGTTTCTGGACGAATATGCCTCAATCTTCAATGAATATGGCATTCTGAATGTTAATCTCATTACGCCCCAAACGTCGGAAGCACGTATCCGGCACATTGATGCCGAGTCTGATGGCTTTATTTACATGGTTTCGTCAGCGAGTATTACGGGTTCGGTGAAAGGGGTTAGCGACACCATGCAGGCTTATTTTGAGCGAATTGCGGCTATGAACCTGCGCAATCCTCGGCTGATTGGTTTTGGCATCAACAATCACGAAACCTTCGATACGGCCAGTAAATATGCCAATGGAGCCATTGTTGGTAGCGCATTTATCCGTCATTTGACCGAGCAAGGTACATCGCCCGAGAGCATCCAGGCGTTTGTGCAGACGATTCGGGCGTAA
- a CDS encoding flavin monoamine oxidase family protein, translating into MPEATSPYDVLVIGAGYAGLTAMHELKKAGKNVLLLEARERVGGRVWTKRFDDGSYVDLGGAWVGPTQDRLYALTNEFGVDTFKTYDEGKSTQFFRGQVKRYKGLIPPLPVGALLSLDAAIKKMNKLSKTVNLAEPWATPKASKWDSMTLATWMNQQMSFDVARQFFKIAAEAIWAADPAEISMLHALFYTKSGRDLDTLMNIKNGAQEERFVGGAQTIANRMAATFSDQLIFNSPVKAIVQTGDLVSVVTDRQTYQAQRVIVTVPPILQNRIDFQPLLPAQRAQLIQRMPMGSVWKCYAIYDKPFWRNQGLNGLAATPDGHITVTFDNSPKDGSQGVMMGFVLGNQAKEFSGLSDEDRKLSALHSFATFFGQEALKPIRYLDHSFMDEEWSRGCYAGLMGPGVWTTLGPSLRQPIGRIHWAGTETSDIWNGYIDGAVRSGERAAKEIMMYDV; encoded by the coding sequence ATGCCCGAAGCTACCTCTCCCTATGATGTTCTGGTAATTGGCGCAGGCTACGCTGGTTTAACAGCGATGCATGAGCTCAAAAAAGCCGGCAAAAACGTATTACTTCTGGAAGCCCGTGAGCGGGTGGGCGGTCGTGTCTGGACGAAACGATTTGACGATGGCTCCTACGTTGACCTCGGTGGTGCCTGGGTTGGTCCAACGCAGGATCGGCTTTACGCGCTGACGAACGAGTTTGGCGTCGACACCTTCAAGACCTATGACGAAGGTAAAAGTACCCAGTTTTTTCGGGGACAGGTGAAGCGGTATAAAGGCTTAATTCCTCCCCTACCCGTTGGCGCTTTGTTAAGTCTTGATGCAGCAATCAAAAAAATGAATAAGCTGTCCAAAACCGTCAATCTTGCTGAGCCCTGGGCAACTCCCAAAGCAAGTAAGTGGGATTCGATGACACTGGCAACCTGGATGAACCAGCAAATGAGCTTCGATGTAGCCCGGCAATTTTTCAAAATTGCTGCCGAAGCCATCTGGGCTGCAGATCCAGCCGAAATTTCGATGCTTCATGCCTTGTTCTACACCAAATCGGGCCGGGATTTAGATACCCTCATGAACATAAAAAATGGAGCGCAGGAAGAACGCTTTGTGGGAGGAGCCCAAACCATTGCCAACCGCATGGCAGCTACGTTTTCTGATCAACTTATTTTTAACAGTCCGGTAAAAGCAATTGTACAAACGGGCGACCTGGTGAGTGTTGTTACCGATAGGCAAACCTATCAAGCCCAACGGGTGATTGTAACAGTCCCGCCTATACTTCAAAATAGAATCGACTTCCAACCGCTCCTTCCGGCACAGCGGGCGCAACTAATTCAACGAATGCCGATGGGCTCGGTCTGGAAATGCTATGCCATCTATGATAAACCCTTCTGGCGCAATCAGGGACTCAACGGACTAGCGGCTACGCCCGATGGCCACATAACCGTTACCTTCGACAATTCCCCTAAAGATGGCAGCCAGGGAGTTATGATGGGTTTTGTACTAGGAAATCAGGCAAAGGAATTTTCGGGGCTTTCCGACGAAGACCGTAAACTGTCGGCGCTTCACTCTTTTGCTACGTTTTTTGGGCAGGAAGCCCTTAAACCCATCCGTTATCTAGATCATAGTTTTATGGACGAAGAATGGTCGCGTGGATGCTATGCAGGGCTGATGGGTCCGGGTGTCTGGACAACTCTTGGCCCGTCGTTGCGGCAACCCATCGGACGAATTCACTGGGCAGGCACTGAAACCTCAGACATCTGGAATGGCTATATCGATGGCGCTGTTCGTTCAGGAGAGCGGGCGGCTAAGGAAATTATGATGTATGATGTATGA